Below is a window of Rattus norvegicus strain BN/NHsdMcwi chromosome 5, GRCr8, whole genome shotgun sequence DNA.
AGAGGCATGAGCCGAGCTAAGGGAGCCTCTCCCTAGCCCGTGGCTGCTTGCTTGTTCATCTACATATGGCATGCACGAGTGAGGTGTGCCTGGACTTCCAGTGTGTGCCCGTGTGCGCACTCACCCGAGTTAGTTTATGCGTGTGAGCTTACACACAGGTTTACTATCTGTGACTGGGGTTGGTGGGTTTATgtgactatttatttatttattcatttatttatgtattttgagacagggtctctgtagaccaggctgaccccaaactactgatgatccttttgcctcagcctcctaagtgttaAAAATTCTATCAGCCACTGTCTTGTAATAcctgacttttgtttttttttcttttttccttttttttttttaaagatttattttatgtatgaggacactgtagctttagacacaccagaagagggcatcggatcccattacagatggttgtgagcccccatgtggttgctgggaattgaactcaggacctctggaagagcagccagtgctcttaaccgctgagccatctctccagcccttgtttgtttgttttttttttcttaaagacagggtttctctgtgtactcctggctgtcctggaacttgctctgtacaccaggctggcctcgaattcagaaatctgcctgcctctgcttcctgaatgctgggattaaatgaatgtgccaccacagcctggcctttttttttttttttcttttcttttcttttttttttttttggagctggggaccgaacccagggccttgcgcttgcttggcaagcgctctaccactgagctaaatccccaacccccttttttttaaaaatggggattGAACCCCAGGCCTTGCTGTAGCCTCAGgccctgtgtgtctgtgggctgggtgactcagcagataagagcacttgctgctctcgcagagaaCGGGAGCTTGAGTCCTAGCACCCAGGTTGGGCACCTGCCACAATCACATGATTCTGCTGCAGGGAATCTGAGGGCACCGACACGCCTGCCTGGCATACATCAATATGCGTTCAGTCCCTAATACCATAATAAAACCAGGTTTGGTGGTGCacgtctgcaatcccagcactcgggagacggAGAAGAGGATCCGAAGTTTAGTGTCTTCCTTGGCTGTGTCCAACGCCCGCTTGGATTACCTGAGACTCTGTGTAAAGTACAAATAAATCTTCAATAAAGATTTCTACATGTCTGACTTAATGAACAGGTTTTGCTTGAGTGTGTGCTCAGTAGGTGCACGGAATACATTTGGGAATATGCAAGGGTCCCCCTGCCTTGCTGTGGGGAGCCCGGTGGAACCCGCCCACATATGCACACCCGTggtatgtgtgcacatctgtgtgtgtgtgtgtgtgtgtgtatgtgattgtgtacAGGAATGGCTTTGCGTGGCTGTCCCTGTCCAATAGGAATGCTCTTGTGAGAAAGTATGATGTCAGTACTCCCCCCCCACCCTGCTATATTCGGTGCCCTGATGGGCTGGAGGCAGATCCCTGTCTTGGGTCCCCCTCCCCACAACATGTACACAATTCCCTCGACCTATCCTTCTCAGCCAATTTGCTGCCTTGCTCTCAGCTCCCAAGAAGGCCTGCAGCAAAGTCAAGGGGCTGGTGGCCAATTAGTGAGGGGGTTAATCAGGGATCTGGGGACCCCCAGGGGGTGGGAAGCTGAAGGCAGTCCTGAGGTTGACAGAAGCAGGAGCTGCCTGTCAtaaggttgggggaggggacagagaggaagcagaggcttGTTGGTGCAGAACCAGAGGTGTGCCTATGGATTCGTGATTGTTGATCACTAAGAGCAGGAAGCGGGCGTGCGCACGAGTGCTGTGTGTGAAGTAGCATGTAGATACATTCAAGCCCTTGAATGTGACCCTGTATGTGATTGTGTTTCAATCACTACGAATGCCACCTGTTTACATTTACGCTGCAGGTATTTATAAGTGTGCAGTGGTGTGCAAATGTGTTTGCTCATACAAATATATCCAgacctgtgtgagtgtatgtatatacaaagGTAAGTCTGTATACACACGTGTGCAATGCTGTATCTAGTGCGCAGATCAAGTGTGCCTGCACAAACGTGCAATTGCTCAAATGCACCGAGGGAGGGATatgtgcatgcttgcatgtgcCTCTGAACAGTCAGGTGCCTGGTTCCCACATGTGTGCCCATCGATATGTGTCTGCGTATGCAGAGATCTTGGCGTGGAATGAGCTGGGGAGGGCGGGCTCCAGGCTGCAGGAGGGAATCTGACAGACGAGGCTTGCTGCAGCCCCCGGCCCCCGGAGCCTGTTTTCCAGCCTGCGGAAGCTGTGAGCCCGTGAACTCATCTTATATTAATAGCTGCTGTCTCCTCACTTACTGCAAGGGAGAGGCGGTCATGGCCCCTGCGGGGCGCAGCACTCAGGGTTGCCCCACCTCCCACAAGGACCAGGGCTCAGCCCAGCTAAAAGAGAGCccctggcttttccttcagttcaGAGAACCCACTGCTGggcaccctctcctggcctgaaAGATGGTACTCGTACGCTCGGGCATGAGGATAAGAAAGCTggcagagggggttggggatttagctcagtggtagagcgcttgcctagcaagcgtaaggccctgggttcggtcctcagctccagaaaaaagaaaaaagaaaagaaagctggcagAGACAGAGCGTCTGGGAGGCTTAGTAACCCTCTCCAGACACACAgacgcatgaacacacacacacacacacacacacacacacacacacacacacacacacacacacacacaccaggttgAGCAGCCAAGGGCCTAGCTCCAGAGAAGACTGAGGGAGACAGGAGGCTCAGTGTGAAGGGGGGACTCAGTCCTGCTCTCAAGGGCTCTTAGAGGCCCTCTGCCTAAGAGGAAGCTCAGCTTTCTGAGTTCCTGGTCTGAGGAGAGTCATGACCTTGTCTTCAGGAGCCTCTAGTTCTAAGGAGAAGACAAAGAAATGTACTCTGATGAGCCTTAAGCTTGAAGGGACATGGGCCTGCTGTCAGGGACCCTCTGTTGGAGACAGGATACAGCACCATTTCCAGGGGCCCTGGTCTGCATACCGTGACTCCAGAGGAAGAGCAGGCAGGTTTGTTGTATAAATTGTTTCTTAAGCGCAGCAGGACCCAACAAGGGGTTCCCTGGGGAAGAATTGCTGGGATCTGGCCTGTCtttgcagaggaaaaaaaaaaatctgaagaaaGGAGGACCCTGCTATTCTACCACATTTGCAGGCCCTCCTGAATCCCACAGATCGCTGCACTGGCCCCAAGACAGAGCAAGAACGTTAGCTGAGGCCCAGCACAGACGCAGGACACAGGACAGCAGTCGGTAGAATGAGGACACACAGGGCCCGGCTGTACCCAGCTAGAACAGAAAACCACCTGGGGAGAGGCTCCATGGGGATGCAAGGGGTTCCACAGGAAGATGCTTCTCTAGTGCCTCTTCTGAGGATGACGTTTAATCTGGAGAAACCAGCTTCACGCTAGTGTGGGCACGGAGCCTTTCTACCCCACATTCCTGGCCACCTTTTTTTTGACCCGTTCCCCAAATTTAATCCCTAAACCAGTAAAGAAAGAGATTTGGAGGTAGATGTGGCTCCCAGCTCAAGTGACCATAAATGGGACCTTTCAGGGAGGCctgtcttgacttttttttttttttttcttttcttcttttcttttttttccggagctggggaccgaacccagggccttgcacttgctaggcaagcgctctaccactgagctaaatccccaatcccctgtcttggcttttttttttttttccccccggagctggggaccgaacccagggccttgtgcttcctaggcaagcgctctgccactgagccaaatccccaacctgtctTGGCTTTTTAAATTGTTGTAGTTTccgtagcacaggctggcctcaaactctgcaAGTAACCTCAGATGACCTGGTGACCATCTCATCTCCACCTTGTCATacaattacagatgtgtgtctcCACACCATTTAGTTTGATGGCAGAATCAAGCATGGGCTAAGAAATCTGGTAAAGGCAGAGTGGCTGAGAGCCTTGGTACCCCTTCCCAGATACACACTGGCATGACCAGCATGAGCTcacactggggactgaacctggggcttcTTTGTAGGCCAAATAAACTACAGTCCAGTCTCCAGGAAGGCTTTtatcttaccttttttttttgtttaagatttatttatctatttcatatatgagtacactgtcaccatcttcagaacaccagaagagggcatcggatctcattacagatggtcgtgagccaccatgtggttgctgggaattgaactcaggacctctggaagagcagtcagtgctcttaaccgctgagccatctctccagcccttgttttacTTTCATCTTAAAATTACTCATCTATTCTCTTTCCCTATTACATTCTTACTCAAGGTTTCAGTCACTAACACTTAAgggttggatttttttaaaaataattgttactttatagtttaaaatattttgtttttaattgtatgtatgtatgtatgtatgtatgtatgtatgtatgtatgtatgtatgcatatctgtgtatggGCATGTGCCTCTGTGAGTACagatgtctgtggaggtcagaagagggcgttggatcccatgGAGCTGGAATTTCAGGCAGTTGAGCACTGCCCAATGTGAGTCCTGAGAAGCGAACTCAgttcctttgtaagagcagtgtgtgtgctCTTAACGGCTTAAGTCATCTCCTCTGCCCTAAGTGCAATCATTGAAAACCTTTTCTGGATCCTTACTAGACATTAATCTATCTTCAAGAATGTCAGTGAGTCGGTGATGCTTGTTACTGTTAGCTTCTGTAGCTCAGGGAAACCTCAAActtgcaatccccctgcctcaggaaCTGGAATTACATAGTACTTTGGGATTTACAGGTATGTATCCCAATGCTCAACTTATTCTCAAAGCCTTCTCTCACctctctgtgttttttgtttgtctgttttttgaaacagggtcggtctcatgttgcccaggatagctttgaacttacaatgtagttgaggccagcctcagtGCTGGGAATAGACACACCGCTACATCCAGCATCCATCTTCTTCAAACACGGAGCATTTGCCCTGCTGCCGATGGGATGGCACTAGTGTATGAAATGTCGGACTTCCAGTTTGGCTGAGAGCAGGAGCTTGTCCAGTGAAGAGCTTCTCCCAGAGACTTTCCAAAAAGGTGAGGAGAAAGGACAGTCAAGGCTTGGCCAGAGCTAGTGGGCATCCCTCATTGTGTGCCTGGGAGTTGGACCCTGCGGCCAAGGTTCGGGAGGGGTCTTGAACTCCAGGAAAAAAGAGCCTGGGAAATGGAGATAGAACTGTGTCCCACAGGCCTGATGCACTGAGTTTGAACAAGATGCTCATCAcagggcctcagtttctctaGCTGTGTGACGGTAGAAATGTAaagtgagggggctggagagatggctcagcggttaggagcactgactgctcttccagaggtcctgagttcaattcccagcaaccacatggtggctcacaaccatctgtaatgggatctgatgccctcttctggtgtgtctgaagacagctacagtgtactcatatacataaaataaataaataaatcttagaaaggaagaaagaaagaaaaaaagaaaggtaaagtgAGCCTGAGATGGCTCGGTTCCTTTAGGCTGAGCTAGTCAGAGCTtcgttatgtatgtatgtatgtatgtatgtatgtatgcatgcatgcatttttttGGGGAAGAGAGCCTTACCTAGCTAGCTGGCCTCAAAGTTGCTATGAGCTGAAGCTAGCCTTTAACttcttaccttccttccttccctcccctagtgttgggattagagACCTGTACTGCCACACTTGCTTATTTTTCCAATTTATGtgaatgggtgttttgtctgcatgtgtatctggGCCCAGtagagtgttggatcccctggaactggagttacaggcagttgggagCCGCCATGtaggtggtgggaactgaacccaggtcctttgtagaagcagccagtgctcataaccctGTTTCTCCACCCTCACTTTATTTGTGTGTTGCTAGGCTTGGAGTCCAGAGTCCTTAGGCTGGCATTgcatagctgaggctggcctggtccCCATGATGCTCTGGCTTCTACCTCTCCAACACAGAGACTGTAGCTACGTACCACCCCAGCCCAGAGCTTCCCGATGCTGTCTTGCAGTGAGCACAGACTTCCTCCCTTCCTAAACCCAAACACTGCTATGTGGAGGTATTCTAAAATGTGAATAAATCCCAAATGTGGGCCACTGATCCTAAGGACATAAGGTAAGGTCCAGAAGGTTCTGAGCCCcaggatagaaagaaagaaagaaagaaagaaagaaagaaagaaaggaaggaaggaagaaagaaggaaagaaaaaaagtcattgTCTAGGAGACTGAACACAGATTTTGGAAACAGATGTTCCAGGTCTGAACATTATCTTGTATTTCTAGCTGTTTTTGCATACATTTAAGGTGGAGACAATATAGTCTGTGCCAGTCATGCTGGGCAGGGCACATGCAGCATCCTTAGCACAATGTTGCCCAGAGGAAACACTGTTGGGAGGAACCTATTACTGTGAAGGGAACTTGCATGGTACAAACAGGTTCTGCATGCCTGAGCCCCGAATTGGTTACTATGGACAGGCTGTGGGGTACCTTCAAACTAGGAGTATCCTGGGTTCTTGTCCCTTGGTAGGGAGGTTCTTGTAAATTGATGTCCAGGGTTTGGTTCAAGGGATACTGACTTCCCAGATTCCTTAGCGGGTCCCCGCTATCATGGCTCAACTCCATCCACACTATtcatatgcacaaacacaagtatttaccaaaaaaaaaccatttttatTGAGTAGGGTTGGGGACTGAACAGGAATGCACTGGGGGCCATACCCCAATTGGCAGAGGGCTGGGGGGATACTGGCTCTGCCCCGCCTCCTCTCGGGCACCTCAGGGTAAGGCCTGGCCCCCAGGCCATGGCTGTGGCGCTGAAAGCCAGGCTGGAGTGGAGATGGGGGGGTGCGTTTTACAATCCCGACTGCCTCGCCGAGTTGCAATTCCCCCAAATGGCCACCAGAGGGAAGCCGGGCCTCAGCGCAGAGGAATTCTCGGTTGCTCAGGTGATggcttcttaaaaaaataaaaaaccagagGCTGGTGTGTTCCCCTTGCAAACCCGAGCAGTGCGGGCCTGGGGAGGAGGCTCTGGTTTCTATGATTTCTCtgataaaaaataagcaaaaataacaaaatacgtgttttctctttttccatccCCCACTCCAGGAACTGAGGTCAGAAACGGGGTCGTGGAGGCTGGGGATACCCTGGTATGAACTAGATTTCTAGGTGAgggtctctttctttttcccttaccacccataatttataaataaataaataaataaacaataaatatacCTTCTTTGTATGTCCATATATATAGATaaatctttctctctcatctAGGCAACTAAGTGATTAACCTCCGACTCCGGAGCTTCGAAAGTCAAAAGCAACAATGATCAAGGTCAAGTTTCTGGGAAGGAAGATCAAGGACTTGGAATGGTACTGTAAAATTCCCAGCATTCTGGAATTGCAAACCACTTTGGGCTGTGAGACATTTCTGAGTGGGACCCTGACCATCTGGAACATTCTAGAGCCATGCAGTCAGCTGGGCTCGGCCCCTGCAGGAATCTTGAACAAGATCCCAAAACACCCAATGTCCTAGAACTCCAGAACCAGCTGGGTCTTAAGGGCGTGGgactgggtgggggaggggtggttggAACTAAGCCCTGGCGGACCTAACCTTCTGAAGTTCTACGGTAGTCAAAACCACAGATCCACCAGGATCAAACTAGACATCACTAGGGGACCGGGACCGGAATGGGATCTTGGAAgtagaacagcagcagcagatggCCCACAGCACCTTCTGCACGTCTTGGTTGCGGAAGGCGTAAATGACCGGGTTGATCATGGAGTTGTAAGTGGCAGGGAGCAGGGTAAGGTAGGTGTAGAGAGGAGGAGAGTTGGCGTCTCCCAGGAGGCAGTAGACAGTGAAGGGCAACCAACAGGCGGCAAAGGCGCCAAGCACCACGGCCAATGTGGCGATGCCCTTGCGGGTGGCCACGTAGTGGGAGGCAGGCAGCAGGTGTCGTTGGAGGGCGATCTGCTGGGCGTGGCGGCAAACAATGCGGCAGATCTGGGCATAGAGCTGTAGCATGATGCCAAACACCATGAAGAAGACGATGGCCAGAACCACCAGATGGTTCTTGGAGAGTGGATAGACTACGCCGCACGTGGTCAGGCCATCCCGGCAGTTCCAGGCCAGCACGGGAACCAGCCCCAGGCCCAGGGCACCCACCCACACCAAGGCCAGCATCACGTAGGTTCGAGTTACTGTTGTCTCTGAGTAGTAGGTGAGGGCGTTGTACAGGGAAAGGTAGCGGTCAACGGTGATGGCCAGCAGGCTGCCGATGCTGGCAGTAAAGGCCGTTGCTAGCACGCCAACCAGCACCAAGCTCATCTCTGGTGAGCCAATACAGAAGTCAGCAGCGAAGTGCAGGACCAGGCCCAGGCCTGCCAGCAGGTCTGCTACGGCCAAGCTGCCCACCAGCAGGAACATGGGGGCGCGGAAGGCAGGCGTGCCCACAATGATGGCCACCACCAGAGCATTCTCGCAGGACACCAGGGTGCCTGAGATGCACAGCACCACATCCCAGGCCCTGGGAGAGGGCAGCAGTGTAGCTGGGCCTGTAGGTTCCTCTGCTGGGTCTATGCTCACATTCACACTGCCTGAGCCGGCTGAGAACCAGGCCATGGATCTTCCTGCACCCCACATCATGGTACCTGTAGAAGAAAGGCCTTGTGAGATCCTGGCAGGCCTGCAATCTGACAGGAGGCccttggagaaaagaaaaaaaaaaaaatccctggggctggggatttagctcagtggtagagcgcttacctaggaagcgcaaggccgtgggttcggtccccagctccgaaaaaaagaaccaaaaaaaaaaaaaaaaaaaaaagtgaatcaaAGCTTACCATAAGTGAAGGGGGGAGCATGGGATTCAAGGTGTTCCCTCAAAAGGCTCACGCCAACCAGCGTGATAGGGGAGGGAAACATGTCAAGAAAAAGAGCAGTCAGCTCCCTCCCATCAGAGATGATGACTTGGTTCCTGAAGCTCCCAGACCCCTCACGATTCGCAGCCTCAGGCTCCGCCCCCAGGCAAACCCGGTGCAGCTCCTTGCCAGCCCCCACTCGACATTCCTAGGGTAACTCCTGGGAACTCATTTCCCGTACACTCTCTACCAGACTTCTGACTCTGGACAGACGTCCCCCCTCCCGGCACCCCCCCCTTCTTCCTAACCACTGGGTCTGCGTGGCAGACACCCCCTGGTGGAAGCATGATTCCTAAGTCAGACCCCTCCTTCTGTCCGGACACCTAGATCTTGGGCCTGACTCCGCCTCCTGCCTTGGATAGCTGAAGCCCTAAATAAGACACCTCCCGCTACTCGGACACCCAGATGCTCGCCCCAGACACCTCCTGCTCTCTCAACCTCAGATGACCGCCCGTCCCTCCAGGGCCTCAAGTCCCGCAGGAATGCTTACCCTTTGCCGGGTCACCCCATCATACTACTCAAGCACCCGAACACTTGGGGAGCTGCCTGCTAATGTAGAATCTGCTTCTCCAGAGTCCCAGGTACGACCCCCGACCCTGAGCACCCGCAAGCAGCCTTCCGCCGGCCCGGCGTCCCTGCACGCTGTGTCCTCCCAGACTCCGGGTACCCGCAGCAGGGCCCACTACTCACCCGTGGCTCAGGACCGGGTGCGGCCGGGCCGCGGGGAGCCTCCACTCAGGTTCTGGCAGAGGAAGGTGTGTGCGGACCCCGAGAAGCCCCCGCGGCCGCGGGAGACGCGGCGTGAGtcaccccgccccgccccgcccccggccACCGGTTTGGTGACGTCTGAAGCCCAGCAGACCAATGGACGCTGCGCGCTGGAGCGCAGCGCGTGCTGCGCGGCATAGTAATGAGGCCTCGCGCCGCCCGCTCCCCCATTCATAAAAAGTGACCGTGGCCGCGGCCCCGCCCCCTCCGGAGCCGGCTCTCTCTGTCCTTGACGCGGCGCCCTCTGCGGGTCGGGGGTTTTGGGGACGCTAGTGGGAGAGCCTTAAAAGAGGCCACAGAAGATGCGGGAAGAGGTCAAGGGATTGGGATAGTCTGCGGGGGTGATGAGTACCTTCGGTAGCAGAAACGAGCTGACACAAGACAGGTGATGGAGCGAAATGGGCGTCCCCGGTGAGGATGACAGGCTTTGCCTCTGATAGGGCCCTGGGGTGACGGTGACAGGAGCACGAGGGAGCAGGGAGGTGGGTGGCTGTGACGATATGAGCGTGGTGACAGGATCTTGGAGGATGGCGACTGTGGGACGTTGACGATAGAGAGGTGTAGGCCTTCTCAGGGCAGCCACAGCATTGTCAGGATGACTGCACCATGATGGAGCTCGGGGACCCTAGGGTGGCAGAAGTGGTGACAAGGCTTTGGAGATGAGTATTCAGGTGAAGGAACTTGAGGTCACTGTGACCCTGTCAAGTGTTAAAAGACTGAGGTGACAAAGCTAAATGAGGGCTGTGGGGTCCTGAAGTAAAGATCAAATGACTTGGTGAGTGGGCCCCAGAGTGAGGGAACAGGGTAGGAAGTCTGACTGGACGGGCGACCCAGCAGGTAAGTTGCTGTCAGGACCAGTCCTGTGATGTTGGGGTTGAAATAAGGAGCTGGGTGACGTCACTTATGTGGGCCCAATAGCGTCCTCGCTGCACGGGAGGGTGCGCCTGGCAAGATTTCAAAACCTGAATTATTTATTCAAGGATCTGAAAAGCGGGGGTTGGTGGGGGGGTCACTTCCCCGAAGCAGGAGATAGGGAGCCGGGAAGAACTTGGAAGCAGGACTCGGCAGCTCCGTGCCTCTATGAGCACCCAGTTTTAGGTACCCAAGGGAGGTGGAACTGGAAGAAAACTTCCTCTTTCTCAGCTCTGCCAGCTTTATCCTTAGGGAAATGCCCCATCAGATCTAACCCTAGTGACCAACCCTGTCCTGCCTCCCTTTGATCTTCTCTGGAATGTTCGAGATTTTCAGAGGGTGATGGGAGTTAAGGGTCAGGCGTCCATCTGAGGCTGAGGAAAGAAGGCCAAGAGACAGGGAATACATCATACCCTCACAGATATGACAGAACCTGGCTGGAGAGaatggcacttttttttttttttttggttctttttttggagctggggaccgaacccagggccttgcgcttgctaggcaagcgctctaccactgagccaaatccccaacccccgggaaTGGCACATTTTGGGTCGGATATGGTGAGTTCATATGGTAGAGGTCAGGAGACT
It encodes the following:
- the Gpr3 gene encoding G-protein coupled receptor 3, with protein sequence MMWGAGRSMAWFSAGSGSVNVSIDPAEEPTGPATLLPSPRAWDVVLCISGTLVSCENALVVAIIVGTPAFRAPMFLLVGSLAVADLLAGLGLVLHFAADFCIGSPEMSLVLVGVLATAFTASIGSLLAITVDRYLSLYNALTYYSETTVTRTYVMLALVWVGALGLGLVPVLAWNCRDGLTTCGVVYPLSKNHLVVLAIVFFMVFGIMLQLYAQICRIVCRHAQQIALQRHLLPASHYVATRKGIATLAVVLGAFAACWLPFTVYCLLGDANSPPLYTYLTLLPATYNSMINPVIYAFRNQDVQKVLWAICCCCSTSKIPFRSRSPSDV